From Calderihabitans maritimus:
CTCCAGGAACAATATGAGGAAGTGCTGGTAGACGAATACCAGGACGTGAACGCCGTCCAGGACGCTATTTTAAACCTGGTTTCCCGGCAGGATGGTAATCGCTCCAATCTCTTTATGGTGGGAGATGTCAAGCAGAGCATTTACCGTTTCCGACTGGCCGAGCCGGGAATGTTTCTCCGCAAATACCGGGACTATTCAGATTCGGAACAGCAAGCGGGACGCCGTATAGACCTCAACGCCAATTTTCGCAGCCGCCGGGAAATAGTGGACGGGGTGAACTTCCTGTTCCGCCAGATACTTACGCCCCGGGTAGGGGAGATGGCCTATGATTCTGCTGCCGAACTGGTATGTATGGCGGATTACCCGGAGGTAACCGAAGAAAACTGCGCCCCTTCGGTAGCGGGGCCGGTTGAACTTCACCTGGTGGCCAGGGAAAACGAGACGGAAAGCTCGTATACCGAGGACTATAATGAGACGGTGGAAGGGGAGGAAGAGTATTCTTCTCGGGAGTTAGAGGCACTGGAGCGGGAAGCCCATGTAATTGCCCGCCGGATTAAGGAAATGGTGCAAGGTACCCCCGAGAAGCCGGGACCGGCCTTTTCAGTGTGGGATAAGGCGGAGAAAAAGTACCGCCCCCTAAAATACCGGGATATTGTAATTCTACTTCGTTCCACCCGGCACCGGGCCAATGTTTTCCTGGAGGCGCTCAGCCAGTGGGGGATACCTGCTTACGCGGACTTGGGCACCGGGTATTTTTCCTCTCCGGAAGTGGAAACGGTCATGTCTTTGTTACGCATTATCGACAACCCGCGGCAGGATATCCACCTAGCTGCGGTGCTGCGTTCACCCCTGTTCGGTTTTACGGCGGAAGAACTGGCCCGCATCCGGCTGTACGACCGCCGGGGAGATTTTTACGCAGCGGTTTTGGCAGCCGCCAGGGATTCCGGCTCTGAACCGTTAAGAAGCAAGCTGCGGGATTTTTTGGCGAAGCTGGAGCGCTGGCGCACTACAGCCCGACGGAGTCCGCTGGGAGAATTGATCTGGCAGATTTACCGGGAGACAGGCTATCCAGACTTTGCCGGCGGGTTACCCGGAGGTGCGCAGCGCCGGGCCAACCTATTGGCGCTCTACGAGCGGGCCCGGCAGTTTGACAGTTTTGCCCGGCAGGGACTCTTCCGTTTTCTTCGCTTCGTAGAGCGGCTGCGCCGGAGCGAAGGTGATTTAGGTACTGCCCGGGCTCTCGGGGAAAATGAGGACGTAGTGCGTATAATGAGTATTCACAAGAGCAAGGGCCTGGAGTTTCCAGTGGTCTTTGTGGCTGACCTGGGAAGGCAATTTAACTGGAGGGACCTGCAGGGAGACTTGCTTTTTCACCCGGGTTTAGGATTGGGACCTAAAGTGGTTGACCCGCAGGCGGGAATCAAATATCCCAGCCTGGCCTATTTGGCTGTTAGGGAACGCTGCCGCCTGGAAAGCCTGGCCGAGGAATTGCGGATATTATACGTGGCCTTGACCAGAGCTAGGGAGAGGCTCGTTTTGGTAGGTTCGGCCCGGGAACTGGAAAAGTGTTGTAGGCAATGGTGCGGGATGGTTAGCCGTCTCGAATGGCCGTTGCCCGACGGGTACCTGGCGGCGGCCCGGACTTATTTGGACTGGATCTGTTCGGCGGTAGCGCGCCATTCCTGCGCCTCTCCCTTGCGGAATTTAGCTGGAGTTGGGGAGAAAGGCTGGGGGGAGGTCAGCGACGACCCCTCCCGGTGGAAAGTGGAAATTTGGGGATTGTCGGAAGGGAAAAAGGTCTCGGTTCCCGTTGCCGCTTCCCCGGAGGGCTCTCCGGTGTGGGACAAGATAATCCGGCAGGAACCCTTAAGCTTGCCCGAGCGGCCTTTTCGGGAAGAAGTGCACAGGCGCCTTAACTGGCGCTACCCGTACCGGATCATAGTAACCCGGCCGGCCAAACTGTCGGTCAGTGAACTGAAACGCCGGTTTGATTACCAGGATGCTGACCGGGAAGCAGTTTTCTTGGCTTACCGGCCACAGTTGGCGGAACGCCCGCGCTTTTTGCAGCAGAGCACGGAACTTACCGGAGCGGAAAAAGGTTTAGCCTTTCACCTGGTCATGCAGCACCTGGACCTGAGCCGGCCTCTGGATGAAGAGGAGATTAAACGACAGGTAGAGGCCATGGTCTTTCGGGAAATTCTCACGGAAGAGCAAGCCCGGGCGGTCCGAGTTGAGGATGTGGTAACCTTTTTCCAGCATCCATTGGGTACAAGAATCCAGCAGTCTTACCGTTCCCTCCGCCGGGAAGTGCCTTTCAGCTTGGGGTTGCCGGCCCGGGAGGTATATCCCGATTTACCCCCGGAGGTAGCGGGAGAAGACCGGGTACTGGTTCAGGGCATCATTGACTGTTTCCTGGAGGAAGAAGACGGTTTTCTGCTCCTTGATTTCAAAACGGACCGATTCGGCAGCCGGAAACTGCCGGAAGCAGTGGAGCGCTACCGGGTGCAGATAAATTTGTACGCCCGCGCTCTCCAAGCAATTTACCGCAAGCCGGTCAAAGAAGCATACATTTACTTCGTGGCTCTTGCTCGAGCGGTACCGGTAATAACCGGCCGGTAAGAAATTTTCGCATTCCAGCCGCCTTCCGTGCGTCAAAGCATGTATTTCTCGGCCAGGTCCGCTCTCCGGCAGGCCAGCGGGTAGGGTATGCGGCTCAGATGCGCCATCTCCCGGGGGGAAATTCGTTTGCCCATGCTCTTTAGAGCAGCAGGCGGGACCAGAAGCACGGCTGCGAAATCTTCCGCATCCTCCTCAAGCCTGCTTTCTAGAATCTTCTGAACATAGATACCGGGGGCTTTGTGCAGGAAATGGTGGCCGAGGCCGTGAGCCAACGCATGCTTCAGTTCCGCTTCAGGCAGGCCTCTTTTTACCGTCAGCAGTGCTATACCGTCGGGCGTTCTGATGTAAGTTTCCGTGATACGCCCCTTGAAAGGGAAACTTCCTATTATAATATCTTCTTGTCTGGCCAGGTTGCGAAGGCAGTGAAGATTGGGAAATGTATGAAGGTTATACGCTTCAACCACTTTCAAAGCCTGCACCATCCCTGTATTCAACAGCGACACCCTCTTTCTGGTAGGATCTACTATTTCCATTCGTTAAAATTATACAACCTATATGGTACAATTTTTTTTCGAATTTTGTCATAAATATAAAAAACTCCACTCATCAAGACGTGGAGTTTTTCTCATTGGTAAGGGCCTTTTTGCGCCGCTCTCTTTCCTTTTCTATCACCCTCAGAGCCCAGTCCCAGTATTCAGCCAGGGATTCTTTTTCTTCCTGGGTAAGGTCCGTAATGCGCTTTAAAAGGTCGGCGAAAAGAGGATCGGTGAGCGCCTGCCTGAGCTTTGGCTCGAAGGGAATATTGTCCTGCTCGCGAACCTCGCCTAAATATTTTGGCTCTGGTTTTCCGCGGTAATCGGTGCGACCCAGCAGGTAGTCGACCGATACGTTGAAAAAATCGGCGAGCCTTTCCAGCGTTTCCGGATCGGGGGTACGCCGGTTTCTTTCGTACATGGCTATGGTGCTCTGCCCCATGTTTAATTGCTTGGCCAGCTCGGCCTGGGAAAGGCCCTTTTCCCTGCGCAGGGCCGCCAGCCTTTCGCTTAGTGGTTTCATTGCTCATACACCTCGCTGTCAATGTAGCACCATGCGTGATATTAGACAATAGTTTATCA
This genomic window contains:
- a CDS encoding helix-turn-helix domain-containing protein; the encoded protein is MKPLSERLAALRREKGLSQAELAKQLNMGQSTIAMYERNRRTPDPETLERLADFFNVSVDYLLGRTDYRGKPEPKYLGEVREQDNIPFEPKLRQALTDPLFADLLKRITDLTQEEKESLAEYWDWALRVIEKERERRKKALTNEKNSTS
- a CDS encoding ImmA/IrrE family metallo-endopeptidase is translated as MNTGMVQALKVVEAYNLHTFPNLHCLRNLARQEDIIIGSFPFKGRITETYIRTPDGIALLTVKRGLPEAELKHALAHGLGHHFLHKAPGIYVQKILESRLEEDAEDFAAVLLVPPAALKSMGKRISPREMAHLSRIPYPLACRRADLAEKYML
- the addA gene encoding helicase-exonuclease AddAB subunit AddA, which produces MVFRQKDIPEPWTEPQWEAIVTRGTNLLVSAAAGAGKTAVLVERIIHLITGPDPVEINRLLVVTFTEAAAAEMRQRIGKALEEALERDPDNAYLRRQRALLNQASISTIHSFCLEVIRRYYYRLDLDPAFRVADENEAALLRLETVDDLFEELYASRDEEFLTLVEHYGGNRNDENLKNIVLDLYQFTCAQPWPWEKLREAVAAFKVEEATPMENLPWTGAVLEYIAMELERMEFLLRQALELCSYPGGPEAYRENLEQDLQMVGRLAAYCREGSWEQLRSNWLGISFSKLKRIKKEEVDEALADKVKSLRQTVKDKLKELGDTYFQREPEALLQDINRLGPLMEGLVNLVYRFSQAYSRSKQARGLLDFADLEHYCLKLLLDPEAGPGELVASPIARELQEQYEEVLVDEYQDVNAVQDAILNLVSRQDGNRSNLFMVGDVKQSIYRFRLAEPGMFLRKYRDYSDSEQQAGRRIDLNANFRSRREIVDGVNFLFRQILTPRVGEMAYDSAAELVCMADYPEVTEENCAPSVAGPVELHLVARENETESSYTEDYNETVEGEEEYSSRELEALEREAHVIARRIKEMVQGTPEKPGPAFSVWDKAEKKYRPLKYRDIVILLRSTRHRANVFLEALSQWGIPAYADLGTGYFSSPEVETVMSLLRIIDNPRQDIHLAAVLRSPLFGFTAEELARIRLYDRRGDFYAAVLAAARDSGSEPLRSKLRDFLAKLERWRTTARRSPLGELIWQIYRETGYPDFAGGLPGGAQRRANLLALYERARQFDSFARQGLFRFLRFVERLRRSEGDLGTARALGENEDVVRIMSIHKSKGLEFPVVFVADLGRQFNWRDLQGDLLFHPGLGLGPKVVDPQAGIKYPSLAYLAVRERCRLESLAEELRILYVALTRARERLVLVGSARELEKCCRQWCGMVSRLEWPLPDGYLAAARTYLDWICSAVARHSCASPLRNLAGVGEKGWGEVSDDPSRWKVEIWGLSEGKKVSVPVAASPEGSPVWDKIIRQEPLSLPERPFREEVHRRLNWRYPYRIIVTRPAKLSVSELKRRFDYQDADREAVFLAYRPQLAERPRFLQQSTELTGAEKGLAFHLVMQHLDLSRPLDEEEIKRQVEAMVFREILTEEQARAVRVEDVVTFFQHPLGTRIQQSYRSLRREVPFSLGLPAREVYPDLPPEVAGEDRVLVQGIIDCFLEEEDGFLLLDFKTDRFGSRKLPEAVERYRVQINLYARALQAIYRKPVKEAYIYFVALARAVPVITGR